One genomic segment of Peromyscus leucopus breed LL Stock chromosome 23, UCI_PerLeu_2.1, whole genome shotgun sequence includes these proteins:
- the Bhlha15 gene encoding class A basic helix-loop-helix protein 15, producing MKTKNRPPRRRTPMQDTEATPGEQTPDRPQSGSGGSELTKGLRSRTARAGGARAEVSRRRQGSGGRRENSVQRRLESNERERQRMHKLNNAFQALREVIPHVRADKKLSKIETLTLAKNYIKSLTATILTMSSSRLPGLEGPGPAPGPKLYQHYHHQQQQQQQQVAGATLGTTEDQPQGHLQRYSTQIHSFREGS from the coding sequence ATGAAGACCAAGAACCGACCTCCTCGGCGCCGGACACCCATGCAGGACACAGAAGCCACCCCAGGAGAGCAGACCCCCGACAGACCCCAGTCAGGCTCAGGGGGGTCGGAGCTGACCAAGGGTCTTCGGAGTAGGACGGCCCGTGCAGGCGGAGCCCGAGCGGAGGTCAGCCGCCGGCGACAGGGCTCTGGTGGCCGCAGGGAGAACAGTGTCCAGAGGCGGCTGGAGAGCAATGAGCGGGAAAGACAGCGGATGCATAAACTCAACAACGCCTTCCAAGCGCTGCGTGAGGTCATCCCGCATGTGCGGGCCGACAAGAAACTCTCCAAGATTGAGACGCTCACACTGGCCAAGAACTATATCAAGTCACTGACTGCCACCATACTCACTATGTCCAGCAGCCGCCTCCCGGGGCTGGAGGGGCCGGGTCCTGCACCAGGTCCCAAACTCTATCAGCACTACCATcaccagcaacagcagcagcagcagcaggtggctgGGGCTACACTAGGCACCACCGAGGACCAGCCCCAAGGCCACCTGCAACGGTACTCTACGCAGATTCACAGCTTCAGAGAGGGCAGCTAG